The following proteins are co-located in the Tachysurus vachellii isolate PV-2020 chromosome 17, HZAU_Pvac_v1, whole genome shotgun sequence genome:
- the mapk10 gene encoding mitogen-activated protein kinase 10 isoform X1, with the protein MVFMNRHFLYNCSAPILDVKIAFCQGFGKQVDVSYIAKHYNMSKSKVDNQFYSVEVGDSTFTVLKRYQNLKPIGSGAQGIVCAGYDAVLDRNVAIKKLSRPFQNQTHAKRAYRELVLMKCVNHKNIISLLNVFTPQKSLEEFQDVYLVMELMDANLCQVIQMELDHERMSYLLYQMLCGIKHLHSAGIIHRDLKPSNIVVKSDCTLKILDFGLARTAGTSFMMTPYVVTRYYRAPEVILGMGYKENVDIWSVGCIMGEMVRHKILFPGRDYIDQWNKVIEQLGTPSPEFMKKLQPTVRNYVENRPKYAGLTFPKLFPDCLFPADSEHNKLKASQARDLLSKMLIIDPAKRISVDEALQHPYINVWYDPSEVEAAKDLQISMPPPQIYDKQLDEREHSIDEWKELIYKEVMNFEERTKNGVVKGQPSPSGAAVNSSESLPPSSSVNDISSMSTDQTLASDTDSSLETSAGPLGCCR; encoded by the exons GTATTTATGAACAGACATTTCTTATACAACTGCAGTGCACCGATCCTGGATGTGAAGATTGCCTTTTGTCAG GGTTTTGGTAAACAAGTTGATGTGTCTTATATCGCCAAGCATTACAACATGAGCAAAAGTAAAGTGGACAACCAGTTCTACAGCGTGGAGGTTGGAGACTCCACCTTCACGGTTCTGAAACGGTACCAGAACCTCAAGCCCATTGGTTCTGGGGCTCAGGGAATAGTGTG tgCTGGATATGATGCTGTCCTGGACAGAAATGTTGCTATAAAGAAGCTCAGCAGACCTTTCCAGAACCAGACCCATGCCAAGCGTGCTTACAGGGAGCTGGTGCTCATGAAGTGTGTGAACCACAAAAAC aTCATCAGCTTATTAAACGTTTTCACACCACAGAAATCTTTAGAGGAATTCCAGGATGT GTACCTGGTGATGGAGCTGATGGATGCTAACCTGTGCCAGGTGATTCAGATGGAGCTAGACCACGAGAGAATGTCCTACCTGCTCTACCAGATGCTCTGTGGCATCAAACACTTACACTCAGCCGGCATCATCCACAGG GATTTGAAACCTAGCAATATCGTGGTGAAGTCAGACTGCACGCTGAAGATTCTGGACTTCGGGTTGGCGAGGACCGCCGGGACCAGCTTCATGATGACCCCGTACGTGGTGACACGGTACTACAGAGCGCCGGAGGTCATCCTGGGCATGGGGTATAAAGAGAACG TGGATATTTGGTCAGTCGGTTGCATTATGGGTGAAATGGTGCGCCACAAAATCCTCTTCCCCGGCCGAGACT ACATCGATCAGTGGAATAAGGTGATTGAGCAGCTCGGCACACCATCGCCCGAGTTCATGAAGAAGCTCCAGCCCACAGTGAGGAACTATGTGGAGAACCGACCTAAATACGCTGGTCTCACTTTCCCTAAGCTGTTTCCCGACTGCCTGTTCCCTGCAGATTCCGAGCACAACAAACTCAAAG cgAGTCAGGCCAGAGATCTTCTTTCTAAAATGCTGATCATCGATCCTGCTAAGCGGATATCAGTGGACGAGGCTCTTCAGCACCCCTACATCAACGTGTGGTACGATCCGTCTGAGGTGGAGGCG GCCAAAGATCTTCAGATATCCAtg CCTCCTCCTCAGATCTACGACAAGCAGCTGGATGAGAGAGAACACTCCATCGATGAGTGGAAAG agctgatcTATAAAGAAGTGATGAACTTTGAGGAGCGAACGAAGAATGGCGTGGTGAAGGGACAGCCTTCTCCTTCAG GTGCAGCCGTGAACAGCAGCGAAAGCCTCCCTCCGTCCTCGTCCGTCAACGACATCTCGTCCATGAGCACCGACCAGACCCTGGCCTCCGACACAGACAGCAGCTTGGAGACCTCAGCTGGGCCGCTCGGCTGCTGCAGGTGA
- the mapk10 gene encoding mitogen-activated protein kinase 10 isoform X3, with amino-acid sequence MVFMNRHFLYNCSAPILDVKIAFCQGFGKQVDVSYIAKHYNMSKSKVDNQFYSVEVGDSTFTVLKRYQNLKPIGSGAQGIVCAGYDAVLDRNVAIKKLSRPFQNQTHAKRAYRELVLMKCVNHKNIISLLNVFTPQKSLEEFQDVYLVMELMDANLCQVIQMELDHERMSYLLYQMLCGIKHLHSAGIIHRDLKPSNIVVKSDCTLKILDFGLARTAGTSFMMTPYVVTRYYRAPEVILGMGYKENVDIWSVGCIMGEMVRHKILFPGRDYIDQWNKVIEQLGTPSPEFMKKLQPTVRNYVENRPKYAGLTFPKLFPDCLFPADSEHNKLKASQARDLLSKMLIIDPAKRISVDEALQHPYINVWYDPSEVEAPPPQIYDKQLDEREHSIDEWKELIYKEVMNFEERTKNGVVKGQPSPSGAAVNSSESLPPSSSVNDISSMSTDQTLASDTDSSLETSAGPLGCCR; translated from the exons GTATTTATGAACAGACATTTCTTATACAACTGCAGTGCACCGATCCTGGATGTGAAGATTGCCTTTTGTCAG GGTTTTGGTAAACAAGTTGATGTGTCTTATATCGCCAAGCATTACAACATGAGCAAAAGTAAAGTGGACAACCAGTTCTACAGCGTGGAGGTTGGAGACTCCACCTTCACGGTTCTGAAACGGTACCAGAACCTCAAGCCCATTGGTTCTGGGGCTCAGGGAATAGTGTG tgCTGGATATGATGCTGTCCTGGACAGAAATGTTGCTATAAAGAAGCTCAGCAGACCTTTCCAGAACCAGACCCATGCCAAGCGTGCTTACAGGGAGCTGGTGCTCATGAAGTGTGTGAACCACAAAAAC aTCATCAGCTTATTAAACGTTTTCACACCACAGAAATCTTTAGAGGAATTCCAGGATGT GTACCTGGTGATGGAGCTGATGGATGCTAACCTGTGCCAGGTGATTCAGATGGAGCTAGACCACGAGAGAATGTCCTACCTGCTCTACCAGATGCTCTGTGGCATCAAACACTTACACTCAGCCGGCATCATCCACAGG GATTTGAAACCTAGCAATATCGTGGTGAAGTCAGACTGCACGCTGAAGATTCTGGACTTCGGGTTGGCGAGGACCGCCGGGACCAGCTTCATGATGACCCCGTACGTGGTGACACGGTACTACAGAGCGCCGGAGGTCATCCTGGGCATGGGGTATAAAGAGAACG TGGATATTTGGTCAGTCGGTTGCATTATGGGTGAAATGGTGCGCCACAAAATCCTCTTCCCCGGCCGAGACT ACATCGATCAGTGGAATAAGGTGATTGAGCAGCTCGGCACACCATCGCCCGAGTTCATGAAGAAGCTCCAGCCCACAGTGAGGAACTATGTGGAGAACCGACCTAAATACGCTGGTCTCACTTTCCCTAAGCTGTTTCCCGACTGCCTGTTCCCTGCAGATTCCGAGCACAACAAACTCAAAG cgAGTCAGGCCAGAGATCTTCTTTCTAAAATGCTGATCATCGATCCTGCTAAGCGGATATCAGTGGACGAGGCTCTTCAGCACCCCTACATCAACGTGTGGTACGATCCGTCTGAGGTGGAGGCG CCTCCTCCTCAGATCTACGACAAGCAGCTGGATGAGAGAGAACACTCCATCGATGAGTGGAAAG agctgatcTATAAAGAAGTGATGAACTTTGAGGAGCGAACGAAGAATGGCGTGGTGAAGGGACAGCCTTCTCCTTCAG GTGCAGCCGTGAACAGCAGCGAAAGCCTCCCTCCGTCCTCGTCCGTCAACGACATCTCGTCCATGAGCACCGACCAGACCCTGGCCTCCGACACAGACAGCAGCTTGGAGACCTCAGCTGGGCCGCTCGGCTGCTGCAGGTGA
- the mapk10 gene encoding mitogen-activated protein kinase 10 isoform X6 yields the protein MSKSKVDNQFYSVEVGDSTFTVLKRYQNLKPIGSGAQGIVCAGYDAVLDRNVAIKKLSRPFQNQTHAKRAYRELVLMKCVNHKNIISLLNVFTPQKSLEEFQDVYLVMELMDANLCQVIQMELDHERMSYLLYQMLCGIKHLHSAGIIHRDLKPSNIVVKSDCTLKILDFGLARTAGTSFMMTPYVVTRYYRAPEVILGMGYKENVDIWSVGCIMGEMVRHKILFPGRDYIDQWNKVIEQLGTPSPEFMKKLQPTVRNYVENRPKYAGLTFPKLFPDCLFPADSEHNKLKASQARDLLSKMLIIDPAKRISVDEALQHPYINVWYDPSEVEAAKDLQISMPPPQIYDKQLDEREHSIDEWKELIYKEVMNFEERTKNGVVKGQPSPSGAAVNSSESLPPSSSVNDISSMSTDQTLASDTDSSLETSAGPLGCCR from the exons ATGAGCAAAAGTAAAGTGGACAACCAGTTCTACAGCGTGGAGGTTGGAGACTCCACCTTCACGGTTCTGAAACGGTACCAGAACCTCAAGCCCATTGGTTCTGGGGCTCAGGGAATAGTGTG tgCTGGATATGATGCTGTCCTGGACAGAAATGTTGCTATAAAGAAGCTCAGCAGACCTTTCCAGAACCAGACCCATGCCAAGCGTGCTTACAGGGAGCTGGTGCTCATGAAGTGTGTGAACCACAAAAAC aTCATCAGCTTATTAAACGTTTTCACACCACAGAAATCTTTAGAGGAATTCCAGGATGT GTACCTGGTGATGGAGCTGATGGATGCTAACCTGTGCCAGGTGATTCAGATGGAGCTAGACCACGAGAGAATGTCCTACCTGCTCTACCAGATGCTCTGTGGCATCAAACACTTACACTCAGCCGGCATCATCCACAGG GATTTGAAACCTAGCAATATCGTGGTGAAGTCAGACTGCACGCTGAAGATTCTGGACTTCGGGTTGGCGAGGACCGCCGGGACCAGCTTCATGATGACCCCGTACGTGGTGACACGGTACTACAGAGCGCCGGAGGTCATCCTGGGCATGGGGTATAAAGAGAACG TGGATATTTGGTCAGTCGGTTGCATTATGGGTGAAATGGTGCGCCACAAAATCCTCTTCCCCGGCCGAGACT ACATCGATCAGTGGAATAAGGTGATTGAGCAGCTCGGCACACCATCGCCCGAGTTCATGAAGAAGCTCCAGCCCACAGTGAGGAACTATGTGGAGAACCGACCTAAATACGCTGGTCTCACTTTCCCTAAGCTGTTTCCCGACTGCCTGTTCCCTGCAGATTCCGAGCACAACAAACTCAAAG cgAGTCAGGCCAGAGATCTTCTTTCTAAAATGCTGATCATCGATCCTGCTAAGCGGATATCAGTGGACGAGGCTCTTCAGCACCCCTACATCAACGTGTGGTACGATCCGTCTGAGGTGGAGGCG GCCAAAGATCTTCAGATATCCAtg CCTCCTCCTCAGATCTACGACAAGCAGCTGGATGAGAGAGAACACTCCATCGATGAGTGGAAAG agctgatcTATAAAGAAGTGATGAACTTTGAGGAGCGAACGAAGAATGGCGTGGTGAAGGGACAGCCTTCTCCTTCAG GTGCAGCCGTGAACAGCAGCGAAAGCCTCCCTCCGTCCTCGTCCGTCAACGACATCTCGTCCATGAGCACCGACCAGACCCTGGCCTCCGACACAGACAGCAGCTTGGAGACCTCAGCTGGGCCGCTCGGCTGCTGCAGGTGA
- the mapk10 gene encoding mitogen-activated protein kinase 10 isoform X2 translates to MVFMNRHFLYNCSAPILDVKIAFCQGFGKQVDVSYIAKHYNMSKSKVDNQFYSVEVGDSTFTVLKRYQNLKPIGSGAQGIVCAGYDAVLDRNVAIKKLSRPFQNQTHAKRAYRELVLMKCVNHKNIISLLNVFTPQKSLEEFQDVYLVMELMDANLCQVIQMELDHERMSYLLYQMLCGIKHLHSAGIIHRDLKPSNIVVKSDCTLKILDFGLARTAGTSFMMTPYVVTRYYRAPEVILGMGYKENVDMWSVGCIFGELIRGSVLFPGTDHIDQWNKVIEQLGTPSPEFMKKLQPTVRNYVENRPKYAGLTFPKLFPDCLFPADSEHNKLKASQARDLLSKMLIIDPAKRISVDEALQHPYINVWYDPSEVEAAKDLQISMPPPQIYDKQLDEREHSIDEWKELIYKEVMNFEERTKNGVVKGQPSPSGAAVNSSESLPPSSSVNDISSMSTDQTLASDTDSSLETSAGPLGCCR, encoded by the exons GTATTTATGAACAGACATTTCTTATACAACTGCAGTGCACCGATCCTGGATGTGAAGATTGCCTTTTGTCAG GGTTTTGGTAAACAAGTTGATGTGTCTTATATCGCCAAGCATTACAACATGAGCAAAAGTAAAGTGGACAACCAGTTCTACAGCGTGGAGGTTGGAGACTCCACCTTCACGGTTCTGAAACGGTACCAGAACCTCAAGCCCATTGGTTCTGGGGCTCAGGGAATAGTGTG tgCTGGATATGATGCTGTCCTGGACAGAAATGTTGCTATAAAGAAGCTCAGCAGACCTTTCCAGAACCAGACCCATGCCAAGCGTGCTTACAGGGAGCTGGTGCTCATGAAGTGTGTGAACCACAAAAAC aTCATCAGCTTATTAAACGTTTTCACACCACAGAAATCTTTAGAGGAATTCCAGGATGT GTACCTGGTGATGGAGCTGATGGATGCTAACCTGTGCCAGGTGATTCAGATGGAGCTAGACCACGAGAGAATGTCCTACCTGCTCTACCAGATGCTCTGTGGCATCAAACACTTACACTCAGCCGGCATCATCCACAGG GATTTGAAACCTAGCAATATCGTGGTGAAGTCAGACTGCACGCTGAAGATTCTGGACTTCGGGTTGGCGAGGACCGCCGGGACCAGCTTCATGATGACCCCGTACGTGGTGACACGGTACTACAGAGCGCCGGAGGTCATCCTGGGCATGGGGTATAAAGAGAACG tgGACATGTGGTCTGTAGGCTGTATCTTTGGAGAGTTGATAAGAGGGAGTGTGCTGTTCCCCGGCACCGATC ACATCGATCAGTGGAATAAGGTGATTGAGCAGCTCGGCACACCATCGCCCGAGTTCATGAAGAAGCTCCAGCCCACAGTGAGGAACTATGTGGAGAACCGACCTAAATACGCTGGTCTCACTTTCCCTAAGCTGTTTCCCGACTGCCTGTTCCCTGCAGATTCCGAGCACAACAAACTCAAAG cgAGTCAGGCCAGAGATCTTCTTTCTAAAATGCTGATCATCGATCCTGCTAAGCGGATATCAGTGGACGAGGCTCTTCAGCACCCCTACATCAACGTGTGGTACGATCCGTCTGAGGTGGAGGCG GCCAAAGATCTTCAGATATCCAtg CCTCCTCCTCAGATCTACGACAAGCAGCTGGATGAGAGAGAACACTCCATCGATGAGTGGAAAG agctgatcTATAAAGAAGTGATGAACTTTGAGGAGCGAACGAAGAATGGCGTGGTGAAGGGACAGCCTTCTCCTTCAG GTGCAGCCGTGAACAGCAGCGAAAGCCTCCCTCCGTCCTCGTCCGTCAACGACATCTCGTCCATGAGCACCGACCAGACCCTGGCCTCCGACACAGACAGCAGCTTGGAGACCTCAGCTGGGCCGCTCGGCTGCTGCAGGTGA
- the mapk10 gene encoding mitogen-activated protein kinase 10 isoform X4, translated as MVFMNRHFLYNCSAPILDVKIAFCQGFGKQVDVSYIAKHYNMSKSKVDNQFYSVEVGDSTFTVLKRYQNLKPIGSGAQGIVCAGYDAVLDRNVAIKKLSRPFQNQTHAKRAYRELVLMKCVNHKNIISLLNVFTPQKSLEEFQDVYLVMELMDANLCQVIQMELDHERMSYLLYQMLCGIKHLHSAGIIHRDLKPSNIVVKSDCTLKILDFGLARTAGTSFMMTPYVVTRYYRAPEVILGMGYKENVDMWSVGCIFGELIRGSVLFPGTDHIDQWNKVIEQLGTPSPEFMKKLQPTVRNYVENRPKYAGLTFPKLFPDCLFPADSEHNKLKASQARDLLSKMLIIDPAKRISVDEALQHPYINVWYDPSEVEAPPPQIYDKQLDEREHSIDEWKELIYKEVMNFEERTKNGVVKGQPSPSGAAVNSSESLPPSSSVNDISSMSTDQTLASDTDSSLETSAGPLGCCR; from the exons GTATTTATGAACAGACATTTCTTATACAACTGCAGTGCACCGATCCTGGATGTGAAGATTGCCTTTTGTCAG GGTTTTGGTAAACAAGTTGATGTGTCTTATATCGCCAAGCATTACAACATGAGCAAAAGTAAAGTGGACAACCAGTTCTACAGCGTGGAGGTTGGAGACTCCACCTTCACGGTTCTGAAACGGTACCAGAACCTCAAGCCCATTGGTTCTGGGGCTCAGGGAATAGTGTG tgCTGGATATGATGCTGTCCTGGACAGAAATGTTGCTATAAAGAAGCTCAGCAGACCTTTCCAGAACCAGACCCATGCCAAGCGTGCTTACAGGGAGCTGGTGCTCATGAAGTGTGTGAACCACAAAAAC aTCATCAGCTTATTAAACGTTTTCACACCACAGAAATCTTTAGAGGAATTCCAGGATGT GTACCTGGTGATGGAGCTGATGGATGCTAACCTGTGCCAGGTGATTCAGATGGAGCTAGACCACGAGAGAATGTCCTACCTGCTCTACCAGATGCTCTGTGGCATCAAACACTTACACTCAGCCGGCATCATCCACAGG GATTTGAAACCTAGCAATATCGTGGTGAAGTCAGACTGCACGCTGAAGATTCTGGACTTCGGGTTGGCGAGGACCGCCGGGACCAGCTTCATGATGACCCCGTACGTGGTGACACGGTACTACAGAGCGCCGGAGGTCATCCTGGGCATGGGGTATAAAGAGAACG tgGACATGTGGTCTGTAGGCTGTATCTTTGGAGAGTTGATAAGAGGGAGTGTGCTGTTCCCCGGCACCGATC ACATCGATCAGTGGAATAAGGTGATTGAGCAGCTCGGCACACCATCGCCCGAGTTCATGAAGAAGCTCCAGCCCACAGTGAGGAACTATGTGGAGAACCGACCTAAATACGCTGGTCTCACTTTCCCTAAGCTGTTTCCCGACTGCCTGTTCCCTGCAGATTCCGAGCACAACAAACTCAAAG cgAGTCAGGCCAGAGATCTTCTTTCTAAAATGCTGATCATCGATCCTGCTAAGCGGATATCAGTGGACGAGGCTCTTCAGCACCCCTACATCAACGTGTGGTACGATCCGTCTGAGGTGGAGGCG CCTCCTCCTCAGATCTACGACAAGCAGCTGGATGAGAGAGAACACTCCATCGATGAGTGGAAAG agctgatcTATAAAGAAGTGATGAACTTTGAGGAGCGAACGAAGAATGGCGTGGTGAAGGGACAGCCTTCTCCTTCAG GTGCAGCCGTGAACAGCAGCGAAAGCCTCCCTCCGTCCTCGTCCGTCAACGACATCTCGTCCATGAGCACCGACCAGACCCTGGCCTCCGACACAGACAGCAGCTTGGAGACCTCAGCTGGGCCGCTCGGCTGCTGCAGGTGA
- the mapk10 gene encoding mitogen-activated protein kinase 10 isoform X7: MVFMNRHFLYNCSAPILDVKIAFCQGFGKQVDVSYIAKHYNMSKSKVDNQFYSVEVGDSTFTVLKRYQNLKPIGSGAQGIVCAGYDAVLDRNVAIKKLSRPFQNQTHAKRAYRELVLMKCVNHKNIISLLNVFTPQKSLEEFQDVYLVMELMDANLCQVIQMELDHERMSYLLYQMLCGIKHLHSAGIIHRDLKPSNIVVKSDCTLKILDFGLARTAGTSFMMTPYVVTRYYRAPEVILGMGYKENVDIWSVGCIMGEMVRHKILFPGRDYIDQWNKVIEQLGTPSPEFMKKLQPTVRNYVENRPKYAGLTFPKLFPDCLFPADSEHNKLKASQARDLLSKMLIIDPAKRISVDEALQHPYINVWYDPSEVEAAKDLQISMPPPQIYDKQLDEREHSIDEWKELIYKEVMNFEERTKNGVVKGQPSPSAQVQP; encoded by the exons GTATTTATGAACAGACATTTCTTATACAACTGCAGTGCACCGATCCTGGATGTGAAGATTGCCTTTTGTCAG GGTTTTGGTAAACAAGTTGATGTGTCTTATATCGCCAAGCATTACAACATGAGCAAAAGTAAAGTGGACAACCAGTTCTACAGCGTGGAGGTTGGAGACTCCACCTTCACGGTTCTGAAACGGTACCAGAACCTCAAGCCCATTGGTTCTGGGGCTCAGGGAATAGTGTG tgCTGGATATGATGCTGTCCTGGACAGAAATGTTGCTATAAAGAAGCTCAGCAGACCTTTCCAGAACCAGACCCATGCCAAGCGTGCTTACAGGGAGCTGGTGCTCATGAAGTGTGTGAACCACAAAAAC aTCATCAGCTTATTAAACGTTTTCACACCACAGAAATCTTTAGAGGAATTCCAGGATGT GTACCTGGTGATGGAGCTGATGGATGCTAACCTGTGCCAGGTGATTCAGATGGAGCTAGACCACGAGAGAATGTCCTACCTGCTCTACCAGATGCTCTGTGGCATCAAACACTTACACTCAGCCGGCATCATCCACAGG GATTTGAAACCTAGCAATATCGTGGTGAAGTCAGACTGCACGCTGAAGATTCTGGACTTCGGGTTGGCGAGGACCGCCGGGACCAGCTTCATGATGACCCCGTACGTGGTGACACGGTACTACAGAGCGCCGGAGGTCATCCTGGGCATGGGGTATAAAGAGAACG TGGATATTTGGTCAGTCGGTTGCATTATGGGTGAAATGGTGCGCCACAAAATCCTCTTCCCCGGCCGAGACT ACATCGATCAGTGGAATAAGGTGATTGAGCAGCTCGGCACACCATCGCCCGAGTTCATGAAGAAGCTCCAGCCCACAGTGAGGAACTATGTGGAGAACCGACCTAAATACGCTGGTCTCACTTTCCCTAAGCTGTTTCCCGACTGCCTGTTCCCTGCAGATTCCGAGCACAACAAACTCAAAG cgAGTCAGGCCAGAGATCTTCTTTCTAAAATGCTGATCATCGATCCTGCTAAGCGGATATCAGTGGACGAGGCTCTTCAGCACCCCTACATCAACGTGTGGTACGATCCGTCTGAGGTGGAGGCG GCCAAAGATCTTCAGATATCCAtg CCTCCTCCTCAGATCTACGACAAGCAGCTGGATGAGAGAGAACACTCCATCGATGAGTGGAAAG agctgatcTATAAAGAAGTGATGAACTTTGAGGAGCGAACGAAGAATGGCGTGGTGAAGGGACAGCCTTCTCCTTCAG CACAGGTGCAGCCGTGA
- the mapk10 gene encoding mitogen-activated protein kinase 10 isoform X5: MVFMNRHFLYNCSAPILDVKIAFCQGFGKQVDVSYIAKHYNMSKSKVDNQFYSVEVGDSTFTVLKRYQNLKPIGSGAQGIVCAGYDAVLDRNVAIKKLSRPFQNQTHAKRAYRELVLMKCVNHKNIISLLNVFTPQKSLEEFQDVYLVMELMDANLCQVIQMELDHERMSYLLYQMLCGIKHLHSAGIIHRDLKPSNIVVKSDCTLKILDFGLARTAGTSFMMTPYVVTRYYRAPEVILGMGYKENVDIWSVGCIMGEMVRHKILFPGRDYIDQWNKVIEQLGTPSPEFMKKLQPTVRNYVENRPKYAGLTFPKLFPDCLFPADSEHNKLKASQARDLLSKMLIIDPAKRISVDEALQHPYINVWYDPSEVEAAKDLQISMPPPQIYDKQLDEREHSIDEWKELIYKEVMNFEERTKNGVVKGQPSPSGTFSDERRDPWL; this comes from the exons GTATTTATGAACAGACATTTCTTATACAACTGCAGTGCACCGATCCTGGATGTGAAGATTGCCTTTTGTCAG GGTTTTGGTAAACAAGTTGATGTGTCTTATATCGCCAAGCATTACAACATGAGCAAAAGTAAAGTGGACAACCAGTTCTACAGCGTGGAGGTTGGAGACTCCACCTTCACGGTTCTGAAACGGTACCAGAACCTCAAGCCCATTGGTTCTGGGGCTCAGGGAATAGTGTG tgCTGGATATGATGCTGTCCTGGACAGAAATGTTGCTATAAAGAAGCTCAGCAGACCTTTCCAGAACCAGACCCATGCCAAGCGTGCTTACAGGGAGCTGGTGCTCATGAAGTGTGTGAACCACAAAAAC aTCATCAGCTTATTAAACGTTTTCACACCACAGAAATCTTTAGAGGAATTCCAGGATGT GTACCTGGTGATGGAGCTGATGGATGCTAACCTGTGCCAGGTGATTCAGATGGAGCTAGACCACGAGAGAATGTCCTACCTGCTCTACCAGATGCTCTGTGGCATCAAACACTTACACTCAGCCGGCATCATCCACAGG GATTTGAAACCTAGCAATATCGTGGTGAAGTCAGACTGCACGCTGAAGATTCTGGACTTCGGGTTGGCGAGGACCGCCGGGACCAGCTTCATGATGACCCCGTACGTGGTGACACGGTACTACAGAGCGCCGGAGGTCATCCTGGGCATGGGGTATAAAGAGAACG TGGATATTTGGTCAGTCGGTTGCATTATGGGTGAAATGGTGCGCCACAAAATCCTCTTCCCCGGCCGAGACT ACATCGATCAGTGGAATAAGGTGATTGAGCAGCTCGGCACACCATCGCCCGAGTTCATGAAGAAGCTCCAGCCCACAGTGAGGAACTATGTGGAGAACCGACCTAAATACGCTGGTCTCACTTTCCCTAAGCTGTTTCCCGACTGCCTGTTCCCTGCAGATTCCGAGCACAACAAACTCAAAG cgAGTCAGGCCAGAGATCTTCTTTCTAAAATGCTGATCATCGATCCTGCTAAGCGGATATCAGTGGACGAGGCTCTTCAGCACCCCTACATCAACGTGTGGTACGATCCGTCTGAGGTGGAGGCG GCCAAAGATCTTCAGATATCCAtg CCTCCTCCTCAGATCTACGACAAGCAGCTGGATGAGAGAGAACACTCCATCGATGAGTGGAAAG agctgatcTATAAAGAAGTGATGAACTTTGAGGAGCGAACGAAGAATGGCGTGGTGAAGGGACAGCCTTCTCCTTCAG GTACATTTTCTGATGAACGCAGAGATCCGTGGttgtaa